From a region of the Bacteroidales bacterium genome:
- a CDS encoding toll/interleukin-1 receptor domain-containing protein: MKQYKIFISYTHKDEKFKEQLIVHLASLKRLGLIKEWHDRMINPGQEWDGIVKQELIDADIIILLISSDFIASNYCYDVEIKKAMERHEQGDAIVIPVVVRPCDWKDLPFGKIQGLPKDAKPLSKWDNIDDGYLNIINGIKSLINNESSVISKVESNTDLKEVISFSHDVIIGRLPRGYIVIQDIEFNKNSSWSIVANYFDYNEGWKHGTHYHKSYKRTWETLDGQYTQSAKLGIPKADRNISSTALYLIMELRERNESDKIEDILKTYQNEYFNYYKEGEKITKPVVPKKFIHLKKTGEIRDIIEELRIDSWKNYYLRTLHEDFESNRRKAYLILYKKLDSNHPALGFVKEIVDKYKDDFNIEQLRTWGNTLSDALIDACQYIK; the protein is encoded by the coding sequence TACATTTAGCATCCTTAAAAAGACTTGGATTAATAAAGGAATGGCATGATAGAATGATAAACCCTGGTCAAGAATGGGATGGAATAGTAAAACAAGAATTAATTGATGCAGATATAATTATTTTATTGATAAGTTCAGACTTCATAGCATCAAATTATTGTTATGATGTTGAAATAAAAAAAGCAATGGAAAGACATGAACAAGGTGATGCAATTGTTATACCTGTTGTTGTAAGACCTTGCGATTGGAAAGATTTACCTTTTGGTAAAATTCAAGGTCTTCCCAAAGATGCGAAACCTCTTTCAAAATGGGATAATATTGATGATGGTTATTTAAATATAATTAATGGGATTAAATCTCTAATAAATAATGAATCCTCCGTTATCTCAAAAGTAGAATCAAATACTGATTTAAAAGAAGTAATTTCTTTTTCACACGATGTTATAATTGGTCGACTTCCACGTGGCTATATAGTTATACAAGACATTGAATTTAATAAAAATTCTTCTTGGTCAATTGTTGCTAACTATTTTGACTATAATGAAGGTTGGAAACATGGCACTCATTATCATAAAAGTTACAAAAGAACTTGGGAAACTCTTGATGGGCAATATACACAATCTGCAAAACTTGGAATTCCAAAGGCAGACAGGAATATATCTAGTACAGCATTGTATTTGATTATGGAATTAAGAGAAAGAAATGAAAGTGATAAAATTGAAGATATTTTAAAAACATATCAGAATGAATATTTTAATTATTACAAAGAAGGTGAGAAAATAACAAAACCAGTAGTACCTAAAAAATTTATTCATCTTAAAAAAACAGGGGAGATAAGAGATATTATTGAAGAATTACGAATAGATTCTTGGAAAAATTATTATTTAAGAACATTGCATGAGGACTTTGAATCAAACAGAAGAAAAGCATATTTAATACTTTATAAAAAACTTGATTCAAATCATCCTGCACTAGGTTTTGTAAAAGAGATTGTTGATAAATACAAAGATGATTTTAATATTGAACAATTAAGGACATGGGGTAATACATTGAGTGATGCCTTAATTGATGCTTGTCAATACATAAAATAA